Proteins encoded by one window of Burkholderia plantarii:
- the leuA gene encoding 2-isopropylmalate synthase, with amino-acid sequence MQRNPADKYRPFEPVRLNGRKWPSRTLTQAPIWMSTDLRDGNQSLIEPMSIEQKLEFFEMLVAIGFKEIEVGFPSASQTDFDFVRKLIDERRIPEDVTIEVLVQSREDLIARTFEALDGVPRAIIHLYNAIAPSFRKLVFGLSKEQVKALAVDGTRIIKAHAQARPDTHWTYQYSPETFSMAELSFAREVCDAVAQTWRPTRDHKIIINLPATVEAATPNVFADQVEWMDRNLGYRDSIVLSVHPHNDRGTAVAATELALLAGADRVEGCLFGNGERTGNVDLVTLALNLYTQGIDPGLDFSDIDAVRAVVERCNQLPVHPRHPYAGDLVFTAFSGSHQDAIRKGLARQRADAPWEVPYLPIDPADLGRGYDAVIRVNSQSGKGGATYLLERGMGFAPPRRVQIEFSHAVQAVADRSGEEVTGEAVCALFRREYLETSGPAARVGSAMTWERREIAPGGPLTGDTPEVIAAHVATAFSGAAGATVEVVSVEALRGRDGRSAVFVGARLGGSALRYGVGIHEEPAVAAVDAVTSALNRSGWHCSDHRAAA; translated from the coding sequence ATGCAGCGCAACCCCGCCGACAAGTACCGCCCGTTCGAACCCGTTCGCCTCAACGGCCGCAAGTGGCCGTCCCGCACCCTCACGCAGGCGCCGATCTGGATGTCCACCGACCTGCGCGACGGCAACCAGTCGTTGATCGAGCCGATGAGCATCGAGCAGAAGCTCGAGTTCTTCGAGATGCTCGTCGCGATCGGCTTCAAGGAGATCGAGGTCGGCTTCCCGTCGGCCTCGCAGACCGATTTCGACTTCGTGCGCAAGCTGATCGACGAGCGGCGGATTCCCGAAGACGTGACGATCGAAGTGCTGGTGCAGTCGCGCGAGGACCTGATCGCGCGCACCTTCGAGGCGCTCGACGGCGTGCCGCGCGCGATCATCCACCTCTACAACGCGATCGCGCCGTCGTTCCGCAAGCTCGTGTTCGGCCTCTCGAAGGAGCAGGTGAAGGCGCTGGCGGTGGACGGCACGCGGATCATCAAGGCGCACGCGCAGGCGCGGCCGGACACGCACTGGACCTATCAGTACTCGCCCGAGACCTTCAGCATGGCCGAGCTGAGCTTCGCGCGCGAGGTCTGCGACGCGGTCGCCCAGACCTGGCGCCCGACGCGCGACCACAAGATAATCATCAACCTGCCGGCCACGGTCGAGGCCGCGACGCCGAACGTGTTCGCCGACCAGGTCGAGTGGATGGACCGCAACCTCGGCTATCGCGACAGCATCGTGCTGTCCGTGCATCCGCACAACGATCGCGGCACCGCGGTGGCCGCGACCGAGCTCGCGCTGCTGGCCGGCGCGGACCGCGTCGAGGGCTGCCTGTTCGGCAACGGCGAGCGCACCGGCAACGTCGATCTCGTCACGCTCGCGCTCAACCTCTACACGCAGGGCATCGACCCGGGCCTCGACTTCTCGGACATCGACGCGGTGCGCGCCGTGGTCGAGCGCTGCAACCAGTTGCCCGTGCATCCGCGCCATCCGTATGCGGGCGATCTCGTCTTCACGGCGTTCTCGGGCTCGCATCAGGACGCGATCCGCAAGGGCCTCGCGCGGCAGCGCGCCGACGCGCCCTGGGAAGTGCCGTACCTGCCGATCGATCCGGCCGACCTCGGCCGCGGCTACGACGCGGTGATCCGCGTCAACAGCCAGTCCGGCAAGGGCGGCGCCACCTACCTGCTCGAACGCGGCATGGGCTTCGCGCCGCCGCGCCGCGTGCAGATCGAGTTCAGCCACGCGGTGCAGGCGGTGGCCGACCGCTCCGGCGAGGAAGTCACGGGCGAGGCGGTCTGCGCGCTGTTCCGCCGCGAGTACCTGGAAACCAGCGGGCCGGCCGCACGCGTCGGCAGCGCGATGACCTGGGAGCGGCGCGAGATCGCTCCCGGCGGCCCGCTCACGGGCGACACGCCGGAAGTGATCGCCGCGCATGTGGCGACGGCATTCTCCGGCGCGGCCGGCGCGACGGTCGAAGTGGTATCGGTCGAGGCGCTGCGCGGCCGCGACGGCCGCAGCGCGGTGTTCGTCGGCGCGCGGCTCGGCGGCTCGGCACTGCGCTACGGGGTGGGGATTCACGAGGAACCGGCCGTGGCCGCCGTCGACGCGGTTACGAGCGCGCTCAACCGCTCCGGCTGGCATTGCTCGGATCACCGCGCCGCGGCCTGA
- a CDS encoding nuclear transport factor 2 family protein — MVAKMIDAIRALERDRFRAMVEGDGEALDALLSDSAYYVHTNGKRESKQQLIDAIVAGRRRYRQIEVQTQDVMPIGGEAFVVTGRLIVELEANNGGIVFPVAYTALQAQEQGRWRLLAWHATRCATEI, encoded by the coding sequence ATGGTGGCGAAGATGATCGATGCGATTCGCGCGCTCGAACGTGACCGGTTCCGCGCGATGGTCGAAGGCGACGGCGAGGCGCTCGATGCACTGCTGTCCGACAGCGCCTATTACGTGCATACGAACGGCAAGCGCGAATCGAAGCAGCAGCTCATCGACGCGATCGTCGCCGGCCGCCGCCGCTACCGCCAGATCGAGGTGCAGACCCAGGACGTGATGCCGATCGGCGGAGAGGCGTTCGTCGTGACGGGGCGCCTGATCGTCGAACTGGAGGCCAACAACGGCGGCATCGTGTTCCCGGTGGCCTACACCGCGCTGCAGGCTCAGGAGCAGGGCCGCTGGCGCCTGCTGGCGTGGCACGCGACGCGCTGCGCCACCGAAATCTAG
- a CDS encoding acyloxyacyl hydrolase, whose product MHNKKNLRTGRWLAGMALALTLSGGCNAAFADRWGVQVAGGIADHDMKKADLGIVWDPGWSWWQVGDWHFTFVAEGHAAYWHYGGDHAVNSNIGEFGVTPVFRFIKRTGYVRPFFEAGVGVRLLTHPHIATDYTMSTAFQFADMVGVGAQFGSRQQYLAGFRFQHESNASIKDPNPGINFSQIYLQYNF is encoded by the coding sequence ATGCATAACAAGAAGAATCTCAGGACGGGACGGTGGCTGGCCGGCATGGCGCTGGCGCTGACACTGTCGGGCGGATGCAATGCCGCATTCGCCGATCGCTGGGGTGTGCAGGTGGCGGGCGGTATCGCCGACCACGACATGAAGAAGGCAGACCTCGGCATCGTCTGGGATCCGGGCTGGTCGTGGTGGCAGGTCGGCGACTGGCATTTCACGTTCGTCGCCGAAGGTCATGCGGCGTATTGGCACTACGGCGGAGACCACGCGGTCAATTCGAACATCGGCGAATTCGGGGTCACGCCGGTGTTCCGCTTCATCAAGCGCACCGGCTACGTGCGACCGTTCTTCGAGGCCGGCGTCGGCGTGCGCCTGCTCACGCATCCGCACATCGCTACCGACTACACGATGTCGACGGCGTTCCAGTTCGCCGACATGGTCGGGGTGGGCGCGCAGTTCGGCAGCCGCCAGCAGTATCTGGCCGGCTTCCGTTTCCAGCACGAGTCGAACGCCAGTATCAAAGATCCGAATCCTGGTATAAATTTCAGCCAGATCTATCTGCAGTACAACTTCTAA
- the rpoH gene encoding RNA polymerase sigma factor RpoH, producing the protein MSNALTLPNTLGSMPAKASPAGALALASNSMLPGQLGNIDAYIQAVNRIPMLTPEEERQYATEFRDQQNLESARRLVLSHLRLVVSIARNYLGYGLPHGDLIQEGNIGLMKAVKRFDPDQNVRLVSYAIHWIKAEIHEYILRNWRMVKVATTKAQRKLFFNLRSHKKGMQAMTPEEIDGLAQELNVKREDVAEMETRLSGGDIALEGQVEDGEESFAPIAYLADSHNEPTSVIASRQRDRLQTEGISEALESLDARSRRIIEARWLNVDDDGSGGSTLHDLAAEFGVSAERIRQIEASAMKKMRAALAAYA; encoded by the coding sequence GTGAGCAACGCTCTGACCCTTCCGAATACCCTCGGCTCGATGCCGGCGAAGGCCTCCCCGGCAGGCGCGCTCGCGCTCGCCTCGAATTCGATGCTGCCTGGCCAGCTGGGCAACATCGACGCCTACATCCAGGCCGTGAACCGGATCCCGATGCTGACGCCCGAGGAAGAGCGTCAGTATGCGACGGAATTCCGCGATCAGCAGAATCTCGAATCGGCCCGCCGGCTGGTGCTCTCGCACCTGCGCCTGGTGGTGTCGATCGCACGCAACTATCTCGGTTACGGCCTGCCGCACGGCGACCTGATCCAGGAAGGCAACATCGGCCTGATGAAGGCCGTCAAGCGCTTCGATCCGGACCAGAACGTGCGGCTCGTCTCGTATGCGATCCACTGGATCAAGGCCGAGATCCACGAATACATCCTGCGCAACTGGCGCATGGTGAAGGTCGCCACCACGAAGGCGCAGCGCAAGCTGTTCTTCAACCTGCGCAGCCACAAGAAAGGCATGCAGGCGATGACGCCCGAGGAAATCGACGGTCTCGCGCAGGAGCTGAACGTCAAGCGCGAGGACGTGGCCGAAATGGAAACGCGTCTGTCGGGCGGCGACATCGCGCTCGAAGGGCAGGTGGAGGACGGCGAGGAATCGTTCGCGCCGATCGCCTACCTGGCCGACTCGCACAACGAGCCGACCTCGGTGATCGCCTCGCGCCAGCGCGACCGTCTGCAGACGGAAGGCATCTCGGAAGCACTCGAATCGCTCGACGCGCGCAGCCGCCGCATCATCGAGGCGCGCTGGCTGAACGTCGACGACGACGGCTCCGGCGGCTCGACGCTGCACGACCTCGCGGCCGAGTTCGGCGTGTCGGCCGAACGCATCCGCCAGATCGAGGCCAGTGCGATGAAGAAGATGCGCGCGGCGCTGGCCGCCTACGCCTGA
- the cydP gene encoding cytochrome oxidase putative small subunit CydP, producing the protein MPLILTRKSAPRDGPPSLRARFISWTKGPTLIRDISVVLAIKLVLLMTLKYAFFNHPQAEHMSLPVAAVAAQLLGTTAVHTSTGDHHDQQ; encoded by the coding sequence ATGCCGCTGATCCTCACCCGCAAATCCGCGCCTCGCGACGGACCGCCGTCCTTGCGCGCGCGCTTCATCTCCTGGACGAAAGGCCCCACGCTGATTCGCGATATATCGGTCGTGCTGGCCATCAAGCTGGTCCTGTTGATGACGCTCAAATACGCGTTCTTCAATCATCCACAAGCGGAGCACATGTCGCTGCCAGTCGCCGCGGTCGCCGCGCAACTGCTCGGGACGACCGCCGTCCACACTTCCACCGGGGACCACCATGATCAGCAGTGA
- a CDS encoding cytochrome ubiquinol oxidase subunit I, whose product MISSEVVDLSRLQFGVTALYHFLFVPLTLGMSWLLVIMEAVYVMTGKQVYKDMTQFWGKLFGINFAMGVTTGITLEFQFGTNWSYYSHYVGDIFGVPLAVEGLMAFFLESTFVGLFFFGWNRLSKVKHLIVTFLVALGSNLSALWILVANGWMNNPVGAQFNYQTMRMELASLSDVLFNPVAQVKFVHTVSAGYVTASMFVLGISSWYLLRRRDTAFALRSFAVAAGFGLASALCVIVLGDESGYTTGEVQQVKLAAIESEWDTAPAPAAFTVFGIPNQETQRTDYAIRIPYALGLIATRSIDEPVVGLNDLIKRSEDHIRSGMVAYQALQKLKSGDTSEATRAQFDAHKAYLGYGLMLKQFTANVTDATPQQIAEAAKKTIPPVAPVFFSFRLMVLFGFLLLATFVLAFWFSLRRDLLQPKRRWFLRWAVWAIPLPWLAAEFGWVVAEVGRQPWTIAGILPTHLSASSLVSSDLYLSIAGFVAFYTALFVIEITLMFKYARLGPSSLHTGRYHHEQQAAGSAA is encoded by the coding sequence ATGATCAGCAGTGAAGTCGTCGATCTATCACGCCTGCAATTCGGCGTCACCGCGCTTTACCATTTCCTGTTCGTTCCGCTCACGCTCGGCATGTCCTGGCTGCTCGTCATCATGGAAGCCGTCTACGTGATGACCGGCAAGCAGGTCTACAAGGACATGACGCAGTTCTGGGGCAAGCTGTTCGGCATCAATTTCGCGATGGGCGTGACCACCGGCATCACGCTCGAATTCCAGTTCGGCACCAACTGGTCCTACTACTCGCACTACGTCGGCGACATCTTCGGCGTGCCGCTCGCCGTCGAAGGGCTGATGGCGTTCTTCCTCGAATCGACCTTCGTCGGGCTGTTCTTCTTCGGCTGGAACCGGCTCTCGAAGGTCAAGCACCTGATCGTCACGTTCCTCGTCGCGCTCGGCTCGAACCTGTCGGCGCTCTGGATCCTGGTGGCGAACGGCTGGATGAACAACCCGGTCGGCGCGCAGTTCAACTACCAGACCATGCGCATGGAGCTGGCGAGCCTGTCCGACGTGCTGTTCAACCCGGTCGCGCAGGTCAAGTTCGTGCATACGGTCTCGGCCGGCTACGTGACGGCCTCGATGTTCGTGCTCGGCATCTCGTCGTGGTACCTGCTGCGTCGCCGCGACACCGCGTTCGCGCTGCGCTCGTTCGCGGTGGCGGCCGGCTTCGGCCTCGCCTCGGCGCTCTGCGTGATCGTGCTCGGCGACGAGTCCGGCTACACCACCGGCGAAGTGCAGCAGGTGAAGCTCGCCGCGATCGAATCGGAATGGGATACGGCGCCGGCGCCGGCCGCGTTCACCGTGTTCGGCATCCCGAACCAGGAAACGCAGCGCACCGACTACGCGATCCGGATCCCGTATGCGCTCGGCCTGATCGCGACGCGCTCGATCGACGAACCGGTGGTGGGCCTCAACGACCTGATCAAGCGCAGCGAGGATCACATCCGCAGCGGCATGGTCGCCTACCAGGCGCTGCAGAAGCTCAAGTCCGGCGACACCAGCGAAGCCACCCGCGCGCAGTTCGACGCGCACAAGGCCTATCTCGGCTACGGGCTGATGCTCAAGCAGTTCACCGCGAACGTGACCGATGCCACGCCGCAGCAGATCGCCGAAGCCGCGAAGAAGACGATCCCGCCCGTGGCGCCCGTGTTCTTCTCGTTCCGTCTGATGGTGCTGTTCGGCTTCCTGCTGCTCGCCACCTTCGTGCTCGCGTTCTGGTTCTCGCTGCGGCGCGACCTGCTGCAGCCGAAGCGCCGCTGGTTCCTGCGCTGGGCCGTCTGGGCGATCCCGCTGCCGTGGCTCGCGGCCGAGTTCGGCTGGGTGGTCGCGGAAGTCGGGCGCCAGCCGTGGACCATCGCCGGCATCCTGCCGACCCATCTGTCCGCGTCGAGCCTCGTGTCGAGCGACCTGTACCTGAGCATCGCCGGCTTCGTCGCGTTCTACACCGCACTGTTCGTGATCGAGATCACGCTGATGTTCAAGTACGCGCGGCTCGGGCCGTCGTCGCTGCACACCGGGCGTTATCACCACGAGCAGCAGGCCGCCGGCTCGGCCGCCTGA
- the cydB gene encoding cytochrome d ubiquinol oxidase subunit II produces MDYATLKVIWWVLVGTLLIGFALTDGFDMGATALLPFLGKNDDERRIIVNTVGATWEGNQVWLITAGGAMFAAWPLVYAASFSGFYFAMLLVLFALFFRPVGFDFRSKRTDPRWRSGWDWGLFIGGFVPALVFGVAFGNLLEGVPFAFDSDLRVTYTGSFWALLNPFALLCGLVSLTMLLAHGAAFIRMKTDGVIAQRAGRALRLSALAAVVLFAIAGALVASSIGGYHITQAAPLDTVANPLMKQVAAGHGLWLANYGTYPWMIVAPVIAFAGGLLAALLAASRREKTAFVATGLMIVGVILTAGFSMFPFIMPSSLDPRSSLTVWDSTSSHLTLEVMLGAVIVFLPLVLLYTGWVYRVMRGKVTSQVLNDNHHTLY; encoded by the coding sequence ATGGACTACGCTACTCTGAAGGTGATCTGGTGGGTGCTGGTCGGCACGCTGCTGATCGGCTTCGCGCTTACCGACGGCTTCGACATGGGCGCCACCGCGCTGCTGCCGTTCCTCGGCAAGAACGACGACGAGCGCCGCATCATCGTCAACACGGTCGGCGCGACCTGGGAAGGCAACCAGGTCTGGCTGATCACGGCCGGCGGCGCGATGTTCGCGGCCTGGCCGCTGGTGTACGCGGCCTCGTTTTCGGGCTTCTACTTCGCGATGCTGCTGGTGCTGTTCGCGCTGTTCTTCCGGCCGGTCGGCTTCGACTTCCGCAGCAAGCGCACCGATCCGCGCTGGCGCAGCGGCTGGGACTGGGGCCTCTTCATCGGCGGCTTCGTGCCGGCGCTGGTGTTCGGCGTGGCGTTCGGCAACCTGCTGGAAGGCGTGCCGTTCGCGTTCGACAGCGATCTGCGCGTGACCTACACGGGCAGCTTCTGGGCCCTGCTCAACCCGTTCGCGCTGCTCTGCGGGCTGGTCTCGCTGACGATGCTGCTCGCGCACGGCGCCGCGTTCATCCGCATGAAGACCGACGGCGTGATCGCGCAGCGCGCGGGCCGCGCCCTGCGTCTGAGCGCGCTGGCCGCGGTGGTGCTGTTCGCGATCGCCGGCGCGCTGGTCGCCTCGTCGATCGGCGGCTATCACATCACGCAGGCCGCCCCGCTCGACACCGTCGCGAACCCGCTGATGAAGCAGGTGGCGGCCGGCCACGGGCTCTGGCTCGCGAACTACGGCACCTATCCGTGGATGATCGTCGCGCCGGTGATCGCGTTCGCGGGCGGCCTGCTGGCCGCGCTGCTGGCCGCCTCGCGGCGCGAAAAGACGGCCTTCGTGGCAACCGGGCTGATGATCGTCGGCGTGATCCTGACGGCCGGCTTCTCGATGTTCCCGTTCATCATGCCGTCCTCGCTCGATCCGCGCAGCAGCCTGACCGTCTGGGACTCGACCTCGAGCCACCTGACGCTCGAGGTCATGCTGGGCGCCGTGATCGTGTTCCTGCCGCTGGTGCTGCTCTACACGGGCTGGGTCTACCGCGTGATGCGCGGCAAGGTCACCTCGCAGGTGCTCAACGACAACCACCATACGCTGTACTGA
- the cydX gene encoding cytochrome bd-I oxidase subunit CydX translates to MWYFTWILGIGVALSFGVINAMWLESHEAHEALDARKPGSDR, encoded by the coding sequence ATGTGGTACTTCACCTGGATTCTCGGCATCGGCGTCGCGCTGTCGTTCGGCGTGATCAACGCGATGTGGCTCGAATCGCACGAGGCGCATGAAGCGCTCGACGCGCGCAAACCCGGCAGCGATCGCTGA
- the nagE gene encoding N-acetylglucosamine-specific PTS transporter subunit IIBC — MDGNPFLKIQSLGRALMLPIAVLPVAGILLRLGQSDVLNIKMIADAGGAVFDNLPLLFAIGVAVGFAKDNNGVAALAGAIGYLIETAIMKDIDPKLNMGVLSGIIAGIVAGLLYNRYKDIKLPDYLAFFGGKRFVPIVTGLVCVVLGIVFGYIWGPIQNVIDAAGHWLTTAGAIGAFVYGFLNRLLLVTGLHHIINSLAWFVFGTFTPPGGGAAVTGDLHRFFAGDPTAGGFMAGFFPIMMFGLPAACLAMFHEAPKERRAVVGGLLFSMALTSFLTGVTEPIEFSFMFLAPVLYVIHAVLTGLSLAICQLLGVKLGFTFSAGAIDYVLNYGLSTKGWIAIPLGLAYAVAYYGLFRFFIRKFNMATPGREPAGDVPPAAGSLGGVAGAAGGFAAAQVAGGAAAPRAVRYIAALGGAANLTVVDACTTRLRLSVVDPEQVSEANLKAIGARGVLKRGGSSVQVIIGPEADLIADEIRSAIGSGAAVAAAPAPATTPAAAAVPAGEAGPLDPDPMRWLAVFGGATNVVSLDAVAATRLRVVVRDPSAVDRDRLASVDVAWVSTDTFHIVCGSSAARYAQQMSTRLPPAGGGAAVQPA, encoded by the coding sequence ATGGACGGGAATCCGTTTCTGAAAATACAGAGCCTGGGACGGGCGCTGATGTTGCCGATCGCGGTATTGCCCGTGGCGGGCATATTGCTGCGGCTGGGCCAGTCCGATGTGCTCAACATCAAGATGATCGCCGACGCGGGCGGCGCGGTGTTCGACAACTTGCCGCTCCTGTTCGCGATCGGCGTGGCCGTCGGTTTCGCGAAGGACAACAACGGCGTCGCGGCGCTCGCGGGCGCGATCGGCTACCTGATCGAAACCGCGATCATGAAGGACATCGACCCGAAGCTGAACATGGGCGTGCTGTCCGGGATCATTGCCGGCATCGTGGCGGGGCTGCTCTACAACCGCTACAAGGACATCAAGCTGCCGGACTACCTGGCGTTCTTCGGCGGCAAGCGCTTCGTGCCGATCGTGACAGGCCTGGTCTGCGTGGTGCTCGGGATCGTGTTCGGCTACATCTGGGGGCCGATCCAGAACGTGATCGACGCGGCCGGCCACTGGCTGACCACGGCGGGCGCGATCGGCGCGTTCGTGTACGGGTTCCTGAACCGGCTGCTGCTCGTCACCGGGCTGCACCACATCATCAACTCGCTCGCCTGGTTCGTGTTCGGCACCTTCACGCCGCCCGGCGGCGGCGCGGCGGTGACGGGCGACCTGCACCGTTTCTTCGCGGGCGACCCGACCGCGGGCGGCTTCATGGCGGGCTTCTTCCCGATCATGATGTTCGGCCTGCCGGCCGCGTGCCTGGCGATGTTCCACGAGGCGCCCAAGGAGCGCCGCGCGGTGGTGGGCGGCCTGCTGTTCTCGATGGCGCTGACCTCGTTCCTGACCGGCGTGACCGAACCGATCGAATTCAGCTTCATGTTCCTCGCGCCGGTGCTGTACGTGATCCACGCGGTGTTGACGGGGCTCTCGCTCGCGATCTGCCAGCTGCTCGGCGTGAAGCTCGGCTTCACGTTCTCGGCCGGTGCGATCGACTACGTGCTGAACTACGGGCTCTCGACGAAGGGCTGGATCGCGATCCCGCTCGGCCTCGCCTACGCGGTCGCCTACTACGGGCTGTTCCGCTTCTTCATCCGCAAGTTCAACATGGCCACGCCGGGCCGCGAGCCGGCCGGCGACGTGCCGCCGGCCGCGGGCAGCCTCGGTGGTGTGGCGGGCGCGGCCGGTGGTTTCGCTGCGGCGCAGGTCGCGGGCGGGGCGGCGGCGCCGCGCGCGGTGCGCTACATCGCGGCGCTCGGCGGCGCGGCGAACCTGACGGTGGTTGACGCCTGCACGACGCGGCTGCGTCTGTCGGTGGTCGATCCGGAGCAGGTCTCCGAGGCGAACCTGAAGGCGATCGGCGCGCGCGGCGTGCTCAAGCGCGGCGGCAGCAGCGTGCAGGTGATCATCGGGCCGGAGGCGGACCTGATCGCCGACGAGATCCGCAGCGCGATCGGCAGCGGCGCGGCCGTGGCGGCGGCTCCGGCTCCGGCCACCACGCCGGCAGCGGCGGCGGTGCCGGCCGGCGAGGCCGGCCCGCTCGATCCCGATCCGATGCGCTGGCTCGCCGTGTTCGGCGGCGCGACCAACGTGGTGTCGCTCGACGCGGTCGCGGCCACGCGGCTGCGCGTGGTGGTACGCGATCCGTCGGCCGTTGATCGCGACCGGCTCGCGAGCGTGGACGTGGCCTGGGTGTCGACCGACACGTTCCACATCGTCTGCGGCAGCTCGGCCGCGCGCTACGCGCAGCAGATGTCGACGCGCCTGCCGCCGGCCGGCGGCGGCGCGGCCGTGCAGCCCGCGTGA